Proteins encoded in a region of the Rothia mucilaginosa genome:
- the purS gene encoding phosphoribosylformylglycinamidine synthase subunit PurS has protein sequence MARIVVDVMLKPEILDPQGKAISHELPRIGVDSFVDVRQGKRFELTVEGEATEEHLAAARKAAEELLSNPVIEDVVNVSVLED, from the coding sequence ATGGCCCGTATTGTTGTTGATGTTATGCTCAAGCCCGAAATTCTTGACCCGCAGGGTAAGGCTATTTCTCACGAGCTGCCCCGTATCGGCGTTGATTCCTTCGTTGATGTTCGCCAGGGTAAGCGCTTCGAGCTGACCGTCGAGGGTGAGGCAACCGAGGAGCACCTCGCAGCTGCCCGCAAGGCTGCTGAAGAGTTGCTCTCGAACCCCGTCATCGAAGACGTTGTGAACGTTTCGGTTCTGGAGGACTAA